Within the Rhizobium favelukesii genome, the region GGATGCCAAGGACAAGGCGGAAGCCGCCGCGGCTGAGAAGACCAAGGCGCTGACCGCTGGCCTGCCGATCCCGCCCGGCTTCAAGATGCCGTTCTGATCGGCCAGTAGACCGAAGGAGCGGTGCCGGCCGAACCTGGCACCGCTTCCGTCATGTGAGGGGGATTCGGATGACATTGACCAGCCTGTTCGTCTTTGCCTGCGCGCTGTTCGTGGCTGCCGGCTCTCCGGGGCCGAGTGTTGCTGCCCTCGTCGCCCGTGTGATCTCCAAGGGCGCGCGTGACGTTCTTCCCTTCCTGGCGGCTATGTGGCTCGGCGAGGCGATCTGGCTGACCTGCGCCGTTGCCGGTCTCGCCGCGATTGCCGAAACCTTCCATTACGCCTTCGTTGCCATGAGGTGGCTCGGCGTCTGCTATCTGCTCTATCTCGCCTGGAAGATGTGGTTTGCCTCGCCGGACCGTGAGGCTGAATCGCTACCCGACACGCAATCGCCGCTAAAGCTTTTCCTCGCTGGC harbors:
- a CDS encoding LysE family translocator, translating into MTLTSLFVFACALFVAAGSPGPSVAALVARVISKGARDVLPFLAAMWLGEAIWLTCAVAGLAAIAETFHYAFVAMRWLGVCYLLYLAWKMWFASPDREAESLPDTQSPLKLFLAGMTVTLGNPKIMMFYMALLPSIINIRAVTMVGWAELVGTMLLVLVVIDISWALLAAKARGFLKSRRAIRVANRASAGTMAGAAVAIAMR